The Mus musculus strain C57BL/6J chromosome 2, GRCm38.p6 C57BL/6J genome has a window encoding:
- the Olfr1275 gene encoding olfactory receptor 1275, with protein MNEANYSEVSEFIFLGLSTYRPTQYFLFAFAIISYAATFLGNFSVVFIVIFDPHLHSPMYFLLANLSFVDFCFSTSTVPKLISDLYSGHSIISIQSCIFQMFVLHLLGGCEMVLLVAMAWDRYVAICKPLYYLTIMNPRMCLLLLISAWIIGLIHSVAQLAFVVHLPFCASNEIDSFYCDLPRFIKMACINTYRMEFLVTADSGFISLSTFFLLIISYIFILFIVRKQSLGSLSKAFSTLSAHICVVVLFFGPCIFVYIWPFPTVPVDKFLAILDFMIIPILNPAIYTLRNKDMKVAMRRLSVQLLSRKSIC; from the coding sequence ATGAATGAAGCAAATTACTCAGAAGTATCTGAATTTATATTCCTGGGACTATCAACCTACAGACCAACacaatattttctctttgcttttgctATAATATCATATGCAGCAACATTTCTCGGAAATTTCTCAGTTGTGTTTATAGTGATCTTTGACCCTCATTTACATTCACCCATGTACTTCCTTTTAGCTAATCTTTCATTCGTTGACTTTTGTTTTTCTACCTCAACAGTTCCTAAGTTGATTTCTGACCTGTACTCAGGTCACAGTATCATTTCAATCCAGAGCTGCATCTTCCAGATGTTTGTCCTCCATCTACTGGGGGGATGTGAGATGGTGTTGCTGGTAGCCATGGCCTGGGACAGATATGTGGCCATATGCAAACCCCTCTACTACCTGACCATCATGAACCCACGGATGTGTCTTTTGCTTTTGATTAGTGCCTGGATTATTGGTCTCATTCATTCAGTGGCTCAATTAGCTTTTGTTGTCCATTTGCCTTTTTGTGCTTCTAATGAGATAGATAGCTTTTACTGTGATCTTCCTCGATTCATCAAAATGGCCTGTATAAACACCTACAGAATGGAGTTCTTGGTTACTGCTGACAGTGGATTTATTTCTCTCAGTACCTTCTTTTTATTGATTATCTCTTACATCTTCATACTGTTTATTGTACGGAAACAGTCCTTGGGCAGTTTGTCCAAGGCCTTCTCTACACTTTCTGCTCACATTTGTGTGGTAGTTTTGTTCTTTGGACCATGCATCTTTGTGTACATATGGCCATTTCCTACTGTGCCAGTGGATAAGTTCCTGGCCATTTTGGACTTCATGATTATACCCATCCTGAACCCTGCCATTTATACACTGAGGAACAAAGACATGAAGGTGGCAATGAGAAGACTGAGTGTTCAACTCCTGAGTAGGAAAAGTATCTGCTAA
- the Olfr1275 gene encoding olfactory receptor 1275 isoform X1, which produces MVILMSQMNEANYSEVSEFIFLGLSTYRPTQYFLFAFAIISYAATFLGNFSVVFIVIFDPHLHSPMYFLLANLSFVDFCFSTSTVPKLISDLYSGHSIISIQSCIFQMFVLHLLGGCEMVLLVAMAWDRYVAICKPLYYLTIMNPRMCLLLLISAWIIGLIHSVAQLAFVVHLPFCASNEIDSFYCDLPRFIKMACINTYRMEFLVTADSGFISLSTFFLLIISYIFILFIVRKQSLGSLSKAFSTLSAHICVVVLFFGPCIFVYIWPFPTVPVDKFLAILDFMIIPILNPAIYTLRNKDMKVAMRRLSVQLLSRKSIC; this is translated from the exons ATGGTGATACTGATGT CTCAAATGAATGAAGCAAATTACTCAGAAGTATCTGAATTTATATTCCTGGGACTATCAACCTACAGACCAACacaatattttctctttgcttttgctATAATATCATATGCAGCAACATTTCTCGGAAATTTCTCAGTTGTGTTTATAGTGATCTTTGACCCTCATTTACATTCACCCATGTACTTCCTTTTAGCTAATCTTTCATTCGTTGACTTTTGTTTTTCTACCTCAACAGTTCCTAAGTTGATTTCTGACCTGTACTCAGGTCACAGTATCATTTCAATCCAGAGCTGCATCTTCCAGATGTTTGTCCTCCATCTACTGGGGGGATGTGAGATGGTGTTGCTGGTAGCCATGGCCTGGGACAGATATGTGGCCATATGCAAACCCCTCTACTACCTGACCATCATGAACCCACGGATGTGTCTTTTGCTTTTGATTAGTGCCTGGATTATTGGTCTCATTCATTCAGTGGCTCAATTAGCTTTTGTTGTCCATTTGCCTTTTTGTGCTTCTAATGAGATAGATAGCTTTTACTGTGATCTTCCTCGATTCATCAAAATGGCCTGTATAAACACCTACAGAATGGAGTTCTTGGTTACTGCTGACAGTGGATTTATTTCTCTCAGTACCTTCTTTTTATTGATTATCTCTTACATCTTCATACTGTTTATTGTACGGAAACAGTCCTTGGGCAGTTTGTCCAAGGCCTTCTCTACACTTTCTGCTCACATTTGTGTGGTAGTTTTGTTCTTTGGACCATGCATCTTTGTGTACATATGGCCATTTCCTACTGTGCCAGTGGATAAGTTCCTGGCCATTTTGGACTTCATGATTATACCCATCCTGAACCCTGCCATTTATACACTGAGGAACAAAGACATGAAGGTGGCAATGAGAAGACTGAGTGTTCAACTCCTGAGTAGGAAAAGTATCTGCTAA